In one Carassius carassius chromosome 14, fCarCar2.1, whole genome shotgun sequence genomic region, the following are encoded:
- the LOC132156597 gene encoding E3 ubiquitin-protein ligase TRIM62-like isoform X2: protein MLAILETEEIYTSKWLSWRSESLKCHVNDINAALRSSQTLLEEENDVRFLQHFKKHGLGSQVDLPFVSVIEQEYGALDKMKTAVQLVDNLEDVVFQNTQRLWSSISAICLDPETAHPELEVSADRLEVHWSKKPTPERKQKTNISSQYSVRAKERFSSGSHYWEVAVWKKPFWLIGLSYGSATGDQDSEHCNGDFDNAFCYIYHGNGKYLICQDSNEKQLAVRKTIQKLGVWVDIQKGNVSFYDGDTLALLHSFCVDFSGPVYSIFNPCIDINGQNSQPFAIVHLRNTNIPQSPS from the exons ATGTTGGCCATTCTGGAAACAGAAGAGATTTACACCAGTAAGTGGCTGAGTTGGAGGAGTGAGTCACTAAAGTGTCATGTTAATGATATTAATGCTGCCCTGAGATCAAGCCAAACTCTCCTCGAGGAAGAGAATGATGTCAGATTTCTCCAG CATTTCAAAAAACATGGACTAGG TTCCCAGGTGGATTTGCCATTTGTGTCTGTGATAGAGCAAGAGTACGGCGCACTAGACAAGATGAAGACCGCTGTACAGCTGGTTGATAACTTAGAAGACGTTGTCTTTCAGAACACTCAGCGGCTGTGGTCTA GTATCAGTGCAATATGTTTAGACCCAGAAACAGCACACCCTGAGTTGGAGGTGTCAGCAGACAGGCTGGAAGTACACTGGAGTAAGAAACCAACCCCAGAGAGGAAACAGAAAACAAACATCAGCTCTCAGTACAGTGTCCGGGCCAAGGAGAGATTCTCCAGCGGTTCCCATTACTGGGAAGTGGCTGTGTGGAAGAAACCCTTCTGGCTGATTGGTCTGTCATATGGGTCAGCTACTGGAGATCAGGATTCAGAGCACTGCAACGGTGACTTTGACAATGCATTCTGCTACATCTATCATGGTAATGGAAAATACCTCATTTGTCAGGACTCAAATGAAAAGCAACTGGCAGTAAGAAAAACTATCCAAAAACTTGGAGTTTGGGTAGATATCCAGAAAGGGAATGTGTCCTTCTATGATGGCGATACGCTGGCTTTGCTTCACTCATTTTGTGTTGACTTTTCTGGCCCAGTTTATTCCATCTTCAATCCCTGTATTGACATAAATGGCCAAAATAGTCAACCTTTTGCCATTGTACATCTAAGAAACACAAATATTCCTCAAAGCCCCTCATAA
- the LOC132156597 gene encoding E3 ubiquitin-protein ligase TRIM62-like isoform X1: MLAILETEEIYTSKWLSWRSESLKCHVNDINAALRSSQTLLEEENDVRFLQHFKKHGLGSQVDLPFVSVIEQEYGALDKMKTAVQLVDNLEDVVFQNTQRLWSSKCISAICLDPETAHPELEVSADRLEVHWSKKPTPERKQKTNISSQYSVRAKERFSSGSHYWEVAVWKKPFWLIGLSYGSATGDQDSEHCNGDFDNAFCYIYHGNGKYLICQDSNEKQLAVRKTIQKLGVWVDIQKGNVSFYDGDTLALLHSFCVDFSGPVYSIFNPCIDINGQNSQPFAIVHLRNTNIPQSPS, translated from the exons ATGTTGGCCATTCTGGAAACAGAAGAGATTTACACCAGTAAGTGGCTGAGTTGGAGGAGTGAGTCACTAAAGTGTCATGTTAATGATATTAATGCTGCCCTGAGATCAAGCCAAACTCTCCTCGAGGAAGAGAATGATGTCAGATTTCTCCAG CATTTCAAAAAACATGGACTAGG TTCCCAGGTGGATTTGCCATTTGTGTCTGTGATAGAGCAAGAGTACGGCGCACTAGACAAGATGAAGACCGCTGTACAGCTGGTTGATAACTTAGAAGACGTTGTCTTTCAGAACACTCAGCGGCTGTGGTCTAGTAAGT GTATCAGTGCAATATGTTTAGACCCAGAAACAGCACACCCTGAGTTGGAGGTGTCAGCAGACAGGCTGGAAGTACACTGGAGTAAGAAACCAACCCCAGAGAGGAAACAGAAAACAAACATCAGCTCTCAGTACAGTGTCCGGGCCAAGGAGAGATTCTCCAGCGGTTCCCATTACTGGGAAGTGGCTGTGTGGAAGAAACCCTTCTGGCTGATTGGTCTGTCATATGGGTCAGCTACTGGAGATCAGGATTCAGAGCACTGCAACGGTGACTTTGACAATGCATTCTGCTACATCTATCATGGTAATGGAAAATACCTCATTTGTCAGGACTCAAATGAAAAGCAACTGGCAGTAAGAAAAACTATCCAAAAACTTGGAGTTTGGGTAGATATCCAGAAAGGGAATGTGTCCTTCTATGATGGCGATACGCTGGCTTTGCTTCACTCATTTTGTGTTGACTTTTCTGGCCCAGTTTATTCCATCTTCAATCCCTGTATTGACATAAATGGCCAAAATAGTCAACCTTTTGCCATTGTACATCTAAGAAACACAAATATTCCTCAAAGCCCCTCATAA